A genomic segment from bacterium encodes:
- the hrcA gene encoding heat-inducible transcriptional repressor HrcA: MTDRSQPADSPRVVRGMPTLSQRERDILSAIVRQFVLTANPVGSRQLSRKQAFNLSPATIRNVMADLEEMGLLCHPHTSAGRVPSDLGYRMYVNDLMESRDLSPEEREAIAREYDGVSHELDEIMAATARVLSTATKLLAIVLVPNLDDAVLHRIDLVRVSENRVLVVISLDAGPVKTIMVELEQVIAEDQLKLIAQAVNRRLAGLTMAQVRAQIGDRIGDLPTHYPGLVRFFVDSAERLFSFTDREEMKIGGRAEVLSQPEFSRPESMRGIIELIEDKDIIFHLLHKDAGEERVSISIGSENPDARAKDLSVITSSYYTPTASGKFGVIGPTRMEYSRLKSLLEFTARMVSGHLSGNPSNK; encoded by the coding sequence ATGACCGACCGATCCCAACCTGCAGACAGTCCGCGCGTGGTGCGAGGAATGCCGACGCTTTCCCAGCGGGAACGCGACATTCTCAGCGCCATCGTTCGCCAGTTCGTGCTGACGGCCAATCCCGTTGGCTCGCGGCAGCTCTCGCGGAAACAGGCGTTCAATCTTTCACCGGCCACAATCCGCAACGTCATGGCCGATCTCGAAGAGATGGGCCTCCTCTGCCATCCGCATACGTCGGCGGGCCGCGTGCCGTCGGATCTCGGCTATCGCATGTACGTCAACGATCTTATGGAGTCGCGCGATCTGTCTCCCGAAGAGCGCGAGGCCATCGCCCGAGAATACGATGGTGTGTCCCACGAACTCGATGAGATCATGGCGGCCACGGCGCGCGTGCTGTCCACCGCCACCAAGCTGCTGGCGATTGTGCTCGTGCCGAATCTCGACGACGCCGTCCTGCACCGGATCGATCTGGTGCGGGTGTCGGAGAATCGGGTGCTGGTGGTGATCTCGCTGGACGCGGGGCCTGTGAAGACGATCATGGTCGAACTGGAACAGGTGATCGCCGAGGATCAACTCAAGCTCATCGCGCAGGCGGTCAACCGGCGGCTGGCCGGGTTGACGATGGCGCAGGTGCGCGCGCAAATCGGTGACCGGATCGGTGACCTGCCGACGCACTATCCGGGACTGGTCCGGTTTTTCGTGGATTCGGCCGAACGACTGTTCAGCTTCACGGACCGCGAAGAGATGAAAATCGGCGGCCGCGCGGAGGTGCTCTCGCAGCCCGAATTTTCCCGTCCCGAGAGTATGCGCGGCATCATCGAACTGATCGAAGACAAGGACATCATCTTCCATCTCCTGCACAAGGACGCAGGGGAAGAGCGAGTATCCATTTCCATCGGCAGTGAGAATCCGGACGCCCGCGCCAAGGATCTTTCGGTGATCACCTCCAGCTACTACACTCCGACCGCTTCGGGCAAATTTGGTGTGATCGGTCCGACGCGCATGGAATACTCGCGACTCAAGAGTCTGCTCGAGTTTACCGCGCGAATGGTTTCCGGTCATTTGTCCGGAAATCCGTCCAACAAATGA